DNA sequence from the Cohnella herbarum genome:
TCCGTTTCGGCCGCCAGGGCGTGCATGTCCGTGCCCACGCGCCTCAATAATTCCTCCGCCGTCTTCCCATCCATCGATCGGCCTTGGGAAGATGCGCGTTTAAGCAACCATTGCAGCAATTCTTCGGATTGCAACGGACTGAAAGAGATGACGAATTCTTTCGTTTTGGCCGTTTTCACAAGCTTCTTGCGTTCATCCAGCTTCTCGTGGGGCACCATAAAAATCAGTACGGACGTATCCGAGGGCTGGCCCATATAAGCAAGCAAACTCTCCGGACGGTGTTCTACGCGTGTGGATTCTTTGCCTGCCGCGAAGAGTACGCTATCCCGGACGAGTATGATTTTGCTGGGGACGAGGAACGGGAGCATTTCCGCCTCTTCGATGATCGTATCGATCGTCGTCTCCGCGGAATCGAATCGAACGACGGCCATCTCCCGATGTTCGGGCTGCACGAGCTGCTCTAACAATCGTTCGACGAACTCGTTCATGATATAAGCTTCAGTTCCGTAGCAAACGTATACGGGCAATAAATTTCCTTGTTTAATCGATCGAAAAGCCTGTTTAGCATCCATTGCGGCGAGCCCCCAACCTTATGTACTCCCTTGATTGTACAACAAACAACAAAGAGATCACACCTTTATGCAAGGAGCGATCTCTTTGTCCTCGGACATCTATATCAACGTTCGCCGGCCGGCCCATGGTGCCGTGCGCGAACGACCGTGACGATGGTCCAAAGACGATCGTCAACTTCATCTGTACACTATACGCGGAGCACGCGCGAAAGGTGACGATCGGTTAACGTTTTAGCGCTGGGATTCTTCGGAAGTCGCGATATCGAATTGCCACTGAGTTTGAGTTCCGCCGTCATCCGTCACCGTAAAATACAGCACGTTGCTTTCGTCATTCCAACTAAGCAAGCTGATCGTACCTTCCTTGGCTTTGGAGTCGTAGTAGGAACTGCCGTCTTCGTTGTTGAGAATCTGGAACGTGCCCGCGTTTTCCATCGCGACCGCTTTCCATTTGCCATCCGGAGAGTCTACGGTAGCCGGAAGACCGTAAGCCGATCTAAGAGGACCCACGGATTCCGGGTCTTCCAGATTGTCTCCACCCAGCGCGAAACCTTTCGTGTCGCCCAGATCTTGTTTATCCGCTCCCCCGCCGCTCTCTCCCGCTTCGGAAGCGGAGTTGGCGGCAGGCTCGCCGTATTGATCCGCCATTTTTTGTTGTGGCACTTCTTCGGCCGTGATGCCCATGCTTCTTTTCTGTACGGAGTCCGCACCTTCCGCAGCAGACATCAACTCGGGAGCCGCCGCATCGTTGTGGCTGCCGGAGCCTCCCAGCGTCCATTGGCCGGGATTGCTGAACAGCAGCAAACCAACGACGACGCCAGCGGCCACTACTCCCGATATTTTGCGGAATAGATGTCTCGCAGGACGATTCGACCTTACCGGTACCGGATTCGAATCGACGTTAGCGGCGTTTTCTCCACTTACGTTCGAATGGTTTAGCTTATCCGCGGTATGCAAGCGTTCCAATTCCGGAAGTATGGCATCTACGAGACTGTATTTGGGAACGACCCGGGGCAATTGCTCCAACTCGCTCGACAGCTTCTGCAACCTAGTTAACATGGCGGCGCAGTCAGGGCATTGACCAGCATGATCCATCATGAGCGATGTTTCTTGTTGATCTAAATCCCCGTCAATGTGACGCTGCATGAGTTCCATCACCTCTTGGCAAATCATCCCCGGACACCACCTTTCTGATAATCGTGAAGTAGGATTTGCAATTGTTGCCGGGCTCTAAATAAGTAGGACTTAACGGTGTTCAAGGGTAAATTTAAAGAGTCGGCAATTTCGTTGTACGAAAAATCCTGCAGATATCTGAGGACGACCACAGTGCGGTGATGCTCGGGAAGCTTACCGATGGCCTCGCGTATTTCCTCCGCAGCGTATGCGGAAAGAACCTCGGTCTCCACGTTATCTCCCGCATGAAAAACCATTTCATGCTCGTCAATCGATACGGAAGGCTTCTTGCGCCGAAATTTATCGATACATATGTTGGTCACGATCCGCTGCACCCAAGTGCGAAATTGAGCTTTTTCCTCGTAGGAATCAATTTTCGTATAAATCCGGATTAAAGCGTCTTGCGACGCATCCATGGCATCTTGCTCGTTATTAAGCAAATAATAAGCCGTACGATAAACTTGATTCTCAATTTCGCGGAGTAGCGTAACGAGTGCTTCTCGGTCGCCCGCTTGTGCGGCTTTGATCAGAGCCGGCTCCACCACAGAAGATCCTCCTCCCCTGCACCCTCTCAGACGTCAATGTCGGATTAAAGGTTGCATTCCCTTAGAGGGAATTTTCGGTATTTTAATTTCTCTAACTTTTAGTCTAGCAAAATTGTTCGCAAAGGCATAATGTTTTATGTTGGATAACGGAACCGATCCCCATTATACACTGTCTAATAGGGTAGAGGTGAACATATGAGGACGGAATACTTAAAGCATGTCGATACCGTCGATGATTCGGAGCTTAGACTGCTTATGGATCAATATGGAAACGAAGTATGGAAATATGCCTATATTTTAACTAGAAACAGAGAGCAAGCCAAAGATATCGCTCAAGAGGTGTTTATTAAAGCGCACTA
Encoded proteins:
- the holA gene encoding DNA polymerase III subunit delta → MDAKQAFRSIKQGNLLPVYVCYGTEAYIMNEFVERLLEQLVQPEHREMAVVRFDSAETTIDTIIEEAEMLPFLVPSKIILVRDSVLFAAGKESTRVEHRPESLLAYMGQPSDTSVLIFMVPHEKLDERKKLVKTAKTKEFVISFSPLQSEELLQWLLKRASSQGRSMDGKTAEELLRRVGTDMHALAAETDKLCLHAGLSGSVTLEAVRSLVPMATEQNVFKLTEELAALRTAEAIALYYDLLKQREEPIKLMALLVRQFRNMLYVKELGSQGYSPQQMASQLGLHPYAVKITGEQARKFSQERLASLLSELADLDYAMKTGRVEKTLGLELFLLKTGSQGAS
- a CDS encoding anti-sigma factor family protein; this translates as MICQEVMELMQRHIDGDLDQQETSLMMDHAGQCPDCAAMLTRLQKLSSELEQLPRVVPKYSLVDAILPELERLHTADKLNHSNVSGENAANVDSNPVPVRSNRPARHLFRKISGVVAAGVVVGLLLFSNPGQWTLGGSGSHNDAAAPELMSAAEGADSVQKRSMGITAEEVPQQKMADQYGEPAANSASEAGESGGGADKQDLGDTKGFALGGDNLEDPESVGPLRSAYGLPATVDSPDGKWKAVAMENAGTFQILNNEDGSSYYDSKAKEGTISLLSWNDESNVLYFTVTDDGGTQTQWQFDIATSEESQR
- a CDS encoding RNA polymerase sigma factor, with the translated sequence MVEPALIKAAQAGDREALVTLLREIENQVYRTAYYLLNNEQDAMDASQDALIRIYTKIDSYEEKAQFRTWVQRIVTNICIDKFRRKKPSVSIDEHEMVFHAGDNVETEVLSAYAAEEIREAIGKLPEHHRTVVVLRYLQDFSYNEIADSLNLPLNTVKSYLFRARQQLQILLHDYQKGGVRG